In the genome of Caldisalinibacter kiritimatiensis, one region contains:
- the gatA gene encoding Asp-tRNA(Asn)/Glu-tRNA(Gln) amidotransferase subunit GatA: MDITKLTIHELRDMLRKGEISSEEIVKAYFDRIEETEAKLNSFISLNKEEAIKSAREIDKRLKNGEKLGDLAGIPVAIKDNIVTEGVKTTCGSKILENFVPPYDATVVKKLKDEGAIIVGKTNLDEFAMGSSTENSAYKTTKNPWDLERVPGGSSGGSASAVAAGQVPFALGSETGGSVRQPASFCGVVGLKPTYGLVSRYGLVAFASSLDQIGPFTKDVEDCAIALNSITGYDSKDSTSINREKIDYKEALVNDVKGLKIALPKEYFDDSIDAEVKNKVYEAIKVLEDLGATVEEVSLPHTEYALATYYIIAPSEASSNLARFDGVRYGNRVKDYDSVEDLFVKTRSQGFGEEVKRRIMVGTYALSSGYYDEYYRKAQRVRTLIKQDFEKVFENYDVIISPTTPTTAFKIGEKATDPVSMYLSDILTVSVNMAGICGMSIPCGYANDLPVGLQIIGNAFEEKKVLRVAYTYEQNSNFERKQPKIGE, translated from the coding sequence ATGGATATAACAAAATTGACCATACACGAGTTAAGAGACATGTTAAGAAAAGGAGAAATATCCTCAGAGGAAATAGTAAAAGCTTACTTTGATAGAATAGAAGAAACAGAAGCCAAACTAAATAGCTTTATTTCACTAAATAAGGAAGAAGCAATAAAAAGTGCTAGAGAAATAGATAAACGTTTAAAGAATGGAGAAAAATTAGGAGATTTAGCAGGTATTCCTGTTGCTATAAAGGACAATATAGTGACTGAAGGAGTTAAGACAACTTGTGGCTCTAAAATATTAGAAAACTTTGTACCACCTTATGATGCTACTGTAGTTAAGAAATTAAAGGATGAAGGTGCTATAATAGTAGGTAAAACAAATCTTGATGAATTTGCGATGGGTTCATCAACAGAAAATTCAGCTTATAAAACAACAAAAAATCCATGGGATTTAGAAAGGGTTCCTGGTGGCTCAAGTGGAGGTTCTGCTTCAGCAGTTGCAGCAGGACAAGTGCCTTTTGCATTGGGTTCAGAAACAGGTGGCTCAGTAAGACAACCAGCTTCCTTCTGTGGAGTTGTTGGTTTAAAACCTACATATGGCTTAGTATCTAGATATGGTTTAGTTGCATTTGCTTCATCATTAGACCAAATAGGTCCATTTACTAAGGATGTAGAGGATTGTGCTATTGCATTAAATAGTATTACAGGATATGATTCTAAAGATTCTACCTCTATAAACAGGGAAAAAATAGATTACAAAGAAGCTTTAGTAAATGACGTTAAAGGACTAAAAATAGCATTACCTAAGGAATATTTTGACGATAGTATAGATGCAGAAGTAAAAAATAAAGTATACGAAGCGATTAAAGTTTTAGAAGATTTAGGAGCGACAGTAGAAGAAGTATCACTACCTCATACAGAATATGCTTTAGCTACATATTATATAATAGCTCCTTCAGAAGCTAGTTCAAATTTAGCTAGATTTGATGGAGTAAGATATGGTAATAGAGTAAAAGACTATGATTCTGTAGAAGACTTATTCGTTAAGACAAGAAGCCAAGGATTTGGCGAAGAGGTAAAAAGAAGAATTATGGTTGGAACTTATGCATTAAGCTCAGGATATTATGATGAGTATTATAGAAAAGCACAAAGGGTTAGAACACTTATTAAGCAGGATTTTGAAAAGGTATTTGAAAACTATGATGTAATAATATCACCTACAACTCCTACTACAGCATTTAAAATAGGAGAGAAGGCAACGGACCCAGTATCAATGTATTTATCAGATATTTTAACTGTATCAGTAAATATGGCTGGTATTTGCGGTATGTCTATACCATGTGGCTATGCAAACGACTTACCAGTTGGATTACAAATTATAGGAAATGCTTTTGAAGAGAAAAAAGTGTTAAGAGTTGCTTATACTTATGAACAAAATAGTAATTTTGAAAGAAAACAGCCTAAAATTGGCGAATAA